A stretch of Eleutherodactylus coqui strain aEleCoq1 chromosome 2, aEleCoq1.hap1, whole genome shotgun sequence DNA encodes these proteins:
- the BBS10 gene encoding Bardet-Biedl syndrome 10 protein isoform X2, producing MKMVVSAASRHYSITGDGVKSFVLLLCAILRELQATADRNQGLLLSRKATLKNQYQRQGHASRRLSNILLTFQSRVLDPIIAQHLRPHFISVFSTTEGNITLCRASIQRTIDTYFRGRLGCNIHQFISRLACEYLYDCFLRAADIPVVVGLVSKYFSSLLTEVPGLPVENSRILPAVILHRAFTAYCPAEGEVRALMVTEPINQCLSEPDVAFLVSSDVQLQQSQLYLRQRTENLLKLLQRKDIRIVFSSVKQHDIVLYYAKLSGISIVDCLPSEEMDLLSMITGVTPKSEPLNDFLLPETFPVVSCKPIVIGNKKYVHLVLRSSLAFQPHSLVLCGPVKGFTEQLVSSFHGAFKMLTQLFQPFTAVEEQPANNADSCLLKRTEEQSGTCERCQNDSVGAPCHPENNDQAVHMHLTHSEEKDSAGASREGSASPSCGCGDTGSIERRRPQGPFIIQGSYSSAGTGSVPFADVGLVFPGAGTFELLLKDYLHKFAKICQDAELASICTVVGNAFLCIPRQICKAKTRQIHLPQRTKEMLQLDSLHIAETGLEPVSCKYQLLASVLQCLSQLVAINLIIGVKKSQSAENEETDEDKLEADH from the exons ATGAA GATGGTGGTGAGCGCTGCCTCCAGGCATTACAGCATTACTGGTGATGGGGTGAAGTCCTTTGTTCTCCTCCTGTGCGCTATCCTCCGAGAGCTCCAGGCAACAGCCGATAGAAACCAAGGTCTGCTTTTATCTAGGAAGGCAACACTGAAAAACCAATATCAAAGGCAAGGCCATGCATCAAGAAGATTAAGTAATATACTGTTGACCTTCCAAAGTAGAGTTCTAGATCCCATTATAGCGCAGCATCTGAGGCCGCACTTTATTTCAGTTTTCTCAACTACGGAAGGAAATATTACTCTGTGCAGAGCATCTATACAGCGAACAATAGATACTTATTTCAGAGGAAGACTTGGCTGTAACATCCACCAGTTCATTAGTAGACTTGCCTGTGAATACCTCTACGATTGTTTTCTGCGTGCCGCTGACATCCCTGTTGTGGTCGGTCTAGTGAGCAAATATTTCTCTTCACTGCTGACAGAAGTTCCAGGACTTCCAGTAGAGAATTCCAGGATCCTACCGGCCGTAATACTCCACCGGGCGTTTACTGCGTACTGTCCAGCAGAGGGGGAAGTAAGAGCGCTGATGGTGACAGAGCCCATCAATCAGTGTCTTTCGGAACCAGACGTAGCGTTTCTTGTCTCATCGGATGTTCAGCTACAGCAGTCTCAGCTGTACCTACGACAGAGGACTGAGAACCTTCTGAAACTACTGCAGCGCAAAGACATCCGGATCGTATTTTCGAGTGTTAAGCAACATGACATTGTGCTTTACTATGCAAAACTAAGTGGGATATCTATAGTAGATTGCTTGCCATCAGAGGAGATGGATCTTCTTAGCATGATCACTGGAGTAACCCCAAAGTCTGAACCCCTCAATGACTTTCTTCTGCCTGAAACTTTTCCAGTAGTAAGTTGCAAACCTATTGTGATTGGTAACAAAAAGTATGTGCACCTTGTTTTACGGAGTTCATTGGCCTTCCAGCCACAcagccttgtgttatgtggccctgTGAAGGGTTTCACTGAACAACTTGTTTCCTCCTTTCATGGTGCTTTTAAAATGCTAACACAGTTATTCCAACCATTTACTGCTGTTGAGGAACAGCCAGCTAATAACGCAGACAGTTGTTTACTAAAGCGAACTGAAGAACAAAGTGGAACATGTGAGCGCTGCCAGAATGACTCAGTTGGCGCTCCGTGCCATCCAGAAAATAATGACCAAGCCGTCCATATGCACCTCACACACTCGGAGGAAAAGGACTCAGCAGGTGCTTCTAGGGAGGGTTCAGCAAGTCCATCCTGTGGATGCGGGGACACGGGCAGCATAGAAAGAAGGCGACCTCAAGGACCATTCATAATCCAAGGCAGCTATAGTAGTGCGGGAACAGGCAGTGTACCATTTGCAGATGTTGGTTTAGTATTTCCAGGGGCTGGAACTTTTGAACTTTTGCTAAAGGATTATCTCCACAAGTTTGCCAAGATATGCCAGGATGCAGAACTGGCATCTATATGTACAGTGGTTGGAAATGCATTTTTATGTATTCCCAGGCAAATATGCAAAGCGAAGACCAGACAGATCCATTTACCACAGCGCACCAAGGAAATGCTACAACTAGATTCTTTGCACATAGCAGAGACGGGTCTTGAACCTGTTTCCTGTAAGTACCAGTTGCTGGCTTCTGTGCTCCAATGCCTTAGTCAGCTTGTGGCCATAAACCTGATTATCGGTGTTAAGAAGAGTCAAAGTGCTGAGAATGAAGAAACCGATGAAGACAAATTGGAGGCAGATCACTAA
- the BBS10 gene encoding Bardet-Biedl syndrome 10 protein isoform X1, with amino-acid sequence MQGPKEHVDIGKILQVAESLESIVSGCFGPEGGQVLFIKSTGDLLITKDGRSILECLLLDHPVARMVVSAASRHYSITGDGVKSFVLLLCAILRELQATADRNQGLLLSRKATLKNQYQRQGHASRRLSNILLTFQSRVLDPIIAQHLRPHFISVFSTTEGNITLCRASIQRTIDTYFRGRLGCNIHQFISRLACEYLYDCFLRAADIPVVVGLVSKYFSSLLTEVPGLPVENSRILPAVILHRAFTAYCPAEGEVRALMVTEPINQCLSEPDVAFLVSSDVQLQQSQLYLRQRTENLLKLLQRKDIRIVFSSVKQHDIVLYYAKLSGISIVDCLPSEEMDLLSMITGVTPKSEPLNDFLLPETFPVVSCKPIVIGNKKYVHLVLRSSLAFQPHSLVLCGPVKGFTEQLVSSFHGAFKMLTQLFQPFTAVEEQPANNADSCLLKRTEEQSGTCERCQNDSVGAPCHPENNDQAVHMHLTHSEEKDSAGASREGSASPSCGCGDTGSIERRRPQGPFIIQGSYSSAGTGSVPFADVGLVFPGAGTFELLLKDYLHKFAKICQDAELASICTVVGNAFLCIPRQICKAKTRQIHLPQRTKEMLQLDSLHIAETGLEPVSCKYQLLASVLQCLSQLVAINLIIGVKKSQSAENEETDEDKLEADH; translated from the exons ATGCAAGGACCTAAAGAACATGTAGACATTGGTAAAATCCTGCAGGTAGCAGAATCACTGGAGAGTATTGTTAGCGGCTGCTTTGGTCCTGAAGGAGGACAAGTGTTGTTTATTAAATCCACTGGTGATCTTCTCATTACCAAAGATGGAAGAAGTATCCTGGAGTGCCTGTTATTGGATCACCCTGTTGCAAG GATGGTGGTGAGCGCTGCCTCCAGGCATTACAGCATTACTGGTGATGGGGTGAAGTCCTTTGTTCTCCTCCTGTGCGCTATCCTCCGAGAGCTCCAGGCAACAGCCGATAGAAACCAAGGTCTGCTTTTATCTAGGAAGGCAACACTGAAAAACCAATATCAAAGGCAAGGCCATGCATCAAGAAGATTAAGTAATATACTGTTGACCTTCCAAAGTAGAGTTCTAGATCCCATTATAGCGCAGCATCTGAGGCCGCACTTTATTTCAGTTTTCTCAACTACGGAAGGAAATATTACTCTGTGCAGAGCATCTATACAGCGAACAATAGATACTTATTTCAGAGGAAGACTTGGCTGTAACATCCACCAGTTCATTAGTAGACTTGCCTGTGAATACCTCTACGATTGTTTTCTGCGTGCCGCTGACATCCCTGTTGTGGTCGGTCTAGTGAGCAAATATTTCTCTTCACTGCTGACAGAAGTTCCAGGACTTCCAGTAGAGAATTCCAGGATCCTACCGGCCGTAATACTCCACCGGGCGTTTACTGCGTACTGTCCAGCAGAGGGGGAAGTAAGAGCGCTGATGGTGACAGAGCCCATCAATCAGTGTCTTTCGGAACCAGACGTAGCGTTTCTTGTCTCATCGGATGTTCAGCTACAGCAGTCTCAGCTGTACCTACGACAGAGGACTGAGAACCTTCTGAAACTACTGCAGCGCAAAGACATCCGGATCGTATTTTCGAGTGTTAAGCAACATGACATTGTGCTTTACTATGCAAAACTAAGTGGGATATCTATAGTAGATTGCTTGCCATCAGAGGAGATGGATCTTCTTAGCATGATCACTGGAGTAACCCCAAAGTCTGAACCCCTCAATGACTTTCTTCTGCCTGAAACTTTTCCAGTAGTAAGTTGCAAACCTATTGTGATTGGTAACAAAAAGTATGTGCACCTTGTTTTACGGAGTTCATTGGCCTTCCAGCCACAcagccttgtgttatgtggccctgTGAAGGGTTTCACTGAACAACTTGTTTCCTCCTTTCATGGTGCTTTTAAAATGCTAACACAGTTATTCCAACCATTTACTGCTGTTGAGGAACAGCCAGCTAATAACGCAGACAGTTGTTTACTAAAGCGAACTGAAGAACAAAGTGGAACATGTGAGCGCTGCCAGAATGACTCAGTTGGCGCTCCGTGCCATCCAGAAAATAATGACCAAGCCGTCCATATGCACCTCACACACTCGGAGGAAAAGGACTCAGCAGGTGCTTCTAGGGAGGGTTCAGCAAGTCCATCCTGTGGATGCGGGGACACGGGCAGCATAGAAAGAAGGCGACCTCAAGGACCATTCATAATCCAAGGCAGCTATAGTAGTGCGGGAACAGGCAGTGTACCATTTGCAGATGTTGGTTTAGTATTTCCAGGGGCTGGAACTTTTGAACTTTTGCTAAAGGATTATCTCCACAAGTTTGCCAAGATATGCCAGGATGCAGAACTGGCATCTATATGTACAGTGGTTGGAAATGCATTTTTATGTATTCCCAGGCAAATATGCAAAGCGAAGACCAGACAGATCCATTTACCACAGCGCACCAAGGAAATGCTACAACTAGATTCTTTGCACATAGCAGAGACGGGTCTTGAACCTGTTTCCTGTAAGTACCAGTTGCTGGCTTCTGTGCTCCAATGCCTTAGTCAGCTTGTGGCCATAAACCTGATTATCGGTGTTAAGAAGAGTCAAAGTGCTGAGAATGAAGAAACCGATGAAGACAAATTGGAGGCAGATCACTAA